From one Amycolatopsis sp. FDAARGOS 1241 genomic stretch:
- a CDS encoding ribose-5-phosphate isomerase, translated as MRIYLGSDHAGLELKNHFVKRLTELGHEVIDVGPAVYDANDDYPPFCVEAARRVVADDGSLGLVIGGSGNGEQIAANKVPGARAALTWNVDTARLARQHNNAQLAGIGARMHTVEEAERIADAFLTTEFEGGRHQRRLDLLSDYERTGEPPALPGE; from the coding sequence GTGCGAATCTACCTTGGCTCCGATCACGCCGGACTCGAACTGAAGAACCACTTTGTCAAGCGGCTCACCGAACTCGGCCACGAGGTGATCGACGTCGGCCCCGCCGTTTACGACGCGAACGACGACTACCCGCCGTTCTGCGTCGAGGCGGCGCGGCGCGTCGTCGCCGACGACGGCAGTCTCGGTCTCGTCATCGGCGGTTCCGGGAACGGAGAACAGATCGCCGCGAACAAGGTGCCCGGCGCCCGCGCCGCGCTGACCTGGAACGTGGACACGGCCAGGCTGGCCCGTCAGCACAACAACGCGCAGCTGGCCGGCATCGGCGCCCGGATGCACACGGTCGAGGAGGCCGAGCGCATTGCGGACGCGTTCCTCACCACCGAGTTCGAGGGCGGCCGCCACCAACGCCGGCTCGACCTGCTGTCGGACTACGAGCGCACCGGTGAGCCGCCCGCGCTGCCAGGAGAGTAG
- a CDS encoding HAD-IIA family hydrolase, translating to MSEITTTSVRTEPLITRYRGLICDLDGVVYRGPHALPGAVETLNRVTAADVPVVFATNNASRPPEDVGDHLRRLGVAQRRWSVVTSSQAAAAHLAERLVPGAPVCAVGGPGVAHALAEAGLTPVRVAELDGTPVEAVVQGLGFDITWRELAAVGYLAEAGATWVATNVDLTLPTPYGRAPGNGALVALVQTATSASPHVVGKPQPALFDLARTRLGTEQPDTLVCGDLLGTDIEGANSAGLDSLFVLSGASRLRDLAFAERPARPTYVAAGLSGLLAPALPLPLTSPEHLVELAPDAVPRVPSDGDTGTLLQSVVTTAWAARDSGRVVSDDAGRWEEIERQLGLGRPAQDPH from the coding sequence ATGAGTGAGATCACCACGACGTCCGTCCGGACCGAGCCGCTCATCACGCGCTACCGGGGACTGATCTGTGATCTCGACGGCGTGGTCTACCGCGGCCCCCACGCCCTTCCCGGTGCGGTGGAGACCCTGAACCGGGTGACGGCGGCCGACGTGCCGGTCGTCTTCGCGACCAACAACGCCTCCCGCCCTCCCGAGGACGTGGGCGACCACCTGCGGAGACTGGGCGTCGCGCAGCGGCGCTGGTCGGTGGTCACCAGTTCCCAGGCGGCCGCGGCGCACCTGGCGGAACGGCTGGTTCCGGGAGCGCCCGTGTGCGCGGTCGGAGGGCCGGGTGTCGCTCACGCCCTCGCCGAGGCCGGGTTGACCCCGGTCCGCGTCGCGGAGCTGGACGGCACACCGGTCGAGGCGGTCGTTCAGGGATTGGGGTTCGACATCACCTGGCGCGAGCTCGCGGCGGTCGGCTACCTCGCCGAAGCCGGAGCCACCTGGGTGGCCACGAACGTCGACCTCACGCTGCCCACGCCCTACGGGCGCGCGCCAGGCAACGGTGCGTTGGTCGCGCTGGTGCAGACCGCGACCAGCGCCTCGCCGCACGTCGTCGGCAAGCCGCAGCCCGCCTTGTTCGACCTGGCCCGCACCCGGCTCGGCACCGAGCAGCCGGACACGTTGGTGTGCGGGGACCTGCTGGGCACCGACATCGAGGGCGCCAACTCGGCCGGCCTCGACTCGCTCTTCGTCCTGAGCGGGGCCTCCCGGCTCCGGGACCTGGCGTTCGCCGAGCGGCCTGCGCGTCCGACGTACGTGGCCGCCGGCCTGAGCGGACTTCTCGCGCCTGCGCTGCCGCTGCCCCTCACTTCGCCCGAGCACCTCGTCGAACTCGCGCCGGACGCCGTACCCCGCGTGCCGAGCGACGGCGACACCGGCACACTGCTGCAGTCCGTCGTCACGACGGCGTGGGCCGCTCGCGACAGCGGCCGTGTGGTCTCCGACGACGCCGGCCGGTGGGAAGAGATCGAACGACAGCTCGGGCTCGGCCGGCCGGCCCAGGACCCGCACTAG
- a CDS encoding fructose-bisphosphatase class II family protein, with amino-acid sequence MTAQEWGTRGVSGRNDGSCGLDHTLALELVRVTEAAAIAAGKWVGHGDENSGKAAAVDAMHQLIMSVSMRGVVVIGEGEKRDTPVLFKGADVGDGDGPVCDVGLSAGHGTLSKAGDVPYALAAIAVAERGAMYDPSPVRSMEKLAVGPECVDVVDVTRPVAENLRAVAKVKDVRVSDVVVAVLNRPRHRELVHEIRDAGARVHLLEGGDVAGAIAVARPESPVDLLLGTGGAAEGVIAAAGLSCLGGALQVRLRPGDPEKSQDLGEVLHTEDLVRGESVLFCATGVTGNELLRGVQNHAGRTTTQSIVMCSKPDTVRIVRSERRQARWREHLGIDFE; translated from the coding sequence ATGACAGCTCAGGAATGGGGCACCCGCGGGGTTTCCGGCCGCAACGACGGTTCGTGCGGGCTCGATCACACCCTTGCGCTCGAACTCGTGCGGGTCACCGAGGCCGCCGCTATCGCCGCCGGCAAGTGGGTCGGACACGGCGACGAGAACAGCGGCAAGGCCGCCGCCGTCGATGCGATGCACCAGCTCATCATGTCGGTGTCGATGCGCGGCGTCGTGGTGATCGGTGAGGGTGAGAAGCGGGATACGCCCGTCTTGTTCAAGGGCGCGGACGTCGGCGACGGCGACGGGCCGGTCTGCGACGTCGGGCTCAGCGCGGGCCACGGCACCCTTTCGAAGGCCGGCGACGTGCCCTACGCGCTCGCGGCGATCGCGGTCGCCGAACGCGGCGCGATGTACGACCCGTCGCCGGTCCGGTCCATGGAGAAGCTGGCCGTCGGCCCCGAATGCGTCGACGTGGTCGACGTCACCCGCCCGGTGGCGGAGAACCTGCGAGCGGTCGCCAAGGTCAAGGACGTCCGGGTGTCGGATGTCGTCGTCGCCGTGCTCAACCGGCCCCGGCACCGGGAGCTCGTGCACGAAATCCGCGATGCGGGCGCACGGGTCCACTTGCTCGAGGGCGGCGACGTCGCGGGTGCGATCGCCGTGGCGCGTCCCGAAAGCCCGGTGGACCTCCTGCTGGGCACCGGGGGAGCGGCGGAAGGGGTCATCGCCGCGGCCGGCCTGTCCTGCCTGGGTGGGGCGTTGCAGGTCCGGCTACGGCCCGGCGACCCCGAGAAGTCCCAAGACTTAGGCGAAGTCCTCCACACCGAGGACCTGGTGCGCGGAGAGAGCGTGTTGTTCTGCGCCACCGGGGTGACCGGCAACGAGCTGCTGCGCGGTGTCCAGAACCACGCGGGCCGCACGACCACCCAGTCCATCGTGATGTGCTCGAAGCCGGACACGGTGCGGATCGTCAGGTCCGAACGCCGGCAGGCGAGGTGGCGCGAGCATCTCGGAATCGATTTCGAGTGA
- a CDS encoding class I fructose-bisphosphate aldolase, producing the protein MSALNKIARTLVSNRRGILAADESIGTMSSRLEKVGVEPTEENRRIYRELIVTTPRLAESISGVILADETFHQKVTNGRTFPEFLDDLGILAGIKVDTGAKPLAGASDEKITEGLDGLRERVADYVRLGATFAKWRAVITIGDNMPSARAVHANAHALARYAGLCQEGGLVPIVEPEVLMDGTHSLAQCQQVTTSVLEVVFEELDLMRVQLDGIVLKPNMVVAGSGSTERPTVEDVARATVDALRATVPASVPGIAFLSGGQKPEVATQHLGAMQKLDPLPWELTYSFGRALVGPALETWRGDEGKRAAAQKVLSDRAVANAAAR; encoded by the coding sequence ATGTCAGCTCTGAATAAGATTGCGCGTACACTCGTGTCCAACAGGCGCGGCATCCTCGCTGCCGACGAGAGCATCGGAACGATGTCTTCCCGGCTGGAGAAGGTGGGGGTCGAGCCAACCGAGGAAAACCGCCGGATCTACCGTGAGTTGATCGTCACGACGCCTCGGCTCGCGGAGTCGATCAGCGGCGTCATCCTCGCGGACGAGACGTTCCACCAGAAGGTGACCAACGGCCGCACGTTCCCGGAATTCCTGGACGATCTCGGGATTCTCGCCGGGATCAAGGTCGACACCGGAGCGAAGCCGCTGGCGGGAGCCTCCGACGAAAAGATCACCGAGGGGCTCGATGGGCTGCGCGAACGAGTCGCGGACTACGTGCGCCTCGGCGCGACGTTCGCCAAGTGGCGCGCGGTGATCACGATCGGTGACAACATGCCGTCGGCCCGGGCGGTGCACGCGAACGCGCACGCGTTGGCGCGCTACGCCGGCCTCTGCCAGGAAGGTGGCCTCGTGCCCATTGTGGAGCCCGAGGTGCTGATGGACGGCACTCACTCGCTGGCGCAATGCCAGCAGGTGACGACTTCCGTGCTGGAAGTCGTTTTCGAGGAGCTCGACCTGATGCGCGTGCAGCTCGACGGCATCGTCCTCAAGCCCAACATGGTGGTCGCGGGCTCCGGCAGCACCGAACGGCCCACGGTGGAGGACGTCGCCCGGGCCACAGTGGACGCTCTGCGGGCGACTGTGCCGGCGTCCGTGCCGGGTATCGCTTTCCTTTCCGGTGGGCAAAAGCCGGAAGTGGCGACGCAGCACCTCGGGGCGATGCAGAAGCTCGACCCGCTTCCCTGGGAGCTCACCTACTCGTTCGGCCGGGCACTGGTCGGGCCGGCACTGGAGACCTGGCGCGGCGACGAGGGCAAGCGCGCCGCGGCCCAGAAGGTGCTCTCCGATCGAGCCGTCGCGAACGCGGCCGCCCGCTGA
- a CDS encoding LysR substrate-binding domain-containing protein → MVLPSKMPQLADLDLLLSVESYGSVGKAAQAHSLSQPAASIRISAMERRLGLRLLERSPTGSKLTEEGEMLAKYARNVMQAARELLEFGSGSQSADAKRLRVAGSPAISEHLIPEWLNRSGFSFGEARVEVQTGSVDTLRQLIRASHVDLAFIDGWCQAGSQVQKQFGDDMVTRYICDDRLAVVVGSKHPWARRPSAVTVHELASAQLVLRERGSGLREFTDELLGTARAPRSYVEFPSSAAIKQAVATSKRVTVLNLSTVRSELAEGRLHLVAVDQEMPAKPIYAAWSERRDLPEYARELVEIAASKGSPMPVVVPGRKIKSTRLVEAKTTTKNIA, encoded by the coding sequence GTGGTTCTTCCGTCAAAGATGCCTCAGCTCGCCGACCTCGATTTGCTGCTGTCGGTCGAAAGCTACGGCAGCGTGGGAAAGGCGGCTCAAGCGCACAGCCTGTCGCAGCCGGCCGCCAGTATCCGGATCAGCGCGATGGAACGTCGCCTGGGTCTCCGGCTGCTGGAGCGCTCTCCTACCGGTTCGAAGCTCACCGAGGAAGGAGAAATGCTGGCGAAGTACGCCCGCAACGTCATGCAGGCCGCGCGCGAGTTGCTGGAGTTCGGCTCCGGCTCCCAGTCCGCTGATGCGAAACGGCTACGGGTCGCGGGCAGCCCGGCCATCTCCGAGCACTTGATCCCCGAATGGCTGAACCGGTCGGGGTTCTCGTTCGGCGAGGCCCGGGTGGAGGTGCAGACCGGCAGCGTCGACACGCTCCGCCAGCTGATCCGCGCGAGCCACGTCGATCTCGCGTTCATCGATGGCTGGTGCCAGGCCGGAAGCCAAGTGCAGAAGCAATTCGGCGACGACATGGTCACCCGCTACATCTGCGATGACAGGCTGGCCGTGGTGGTCGGCTCGAAGCACCCGTGGGCCAGGCGGCCCAGTGCCGTCACGGTGCACGAGCTGGCATCCGCGCAACTCGTCCTGCGCGAGCGCGGCTCGGGGCTCCGGGAGTTCACGGATGAGTTGCTGGGCACTGCCCGCGCTCCGCGAAGCTATGTCGAATTCCCGTCCAGCGCGGCGATCAAGCAAGCAGTCGCGACGAGCAAGCGGGTGACGGTGCTGAACCTCTCCACCGTGCGGTCCGAACTCGCGGAAGGCCGGCTGCATCTGGTTGCCGTCGACCAGGAGATGCCGGCAAAACCCATTTACGCGGCGTGGAGCGAGCGCCGGGACCTCCCGGAGTACGCGCGAGAGCTGGTGGAGATCGCCGCGTCGAAAGGTAGTCCGATGCCGGTTGTCGTGCCCGGGCGGAAAATCAAGAGCACCCGGCTCGTGGAGGCGAAAACCACCACAAAAAACATCGCATGA